The DNA segment CCGCCTTTGCGAACCTCGACGGACAACGCGTCGGCGTGTGCGTGGGCCGCGATCGAAAGGAAGCCGTGCGGTCCGCCGTCGCAGCGGCACCACACCTCGCCGGCGGAGAGGATCGTGAGCCCGGCGTCGGCGAAATGCGCAGGCCGCTGTCCTGGACGGCGAGCGGTCGTCGGCTGGTCGCCGATGAGCGCGGCGAGCAGCGGGGTACGCGCGTCCCGACCGGTGACCTCCGGCCACCAGGGCATGGCACCGAACACCGAGGCTCCGGTGCCCAGCAGCGAGTCCCAGCGCGAGGTTCCCTCGCCGTCGACGATCAGCCCGTGTCCTTCGTCGGCGTCGCCCTGCCGTGGCGGGCGAAGTCGTCCGTCCAGGATGGCCGCGAGCGCGTCGGTCATCCGCAGCAGTACGACCTTGGCCTGTTCGGGGAAGGCGAGTCCGGCCGCTGTCGCCTCGGCGAACCCCGCGAACCCCAGTTCGAGTACGAGACCGTGGTATTCGGTCGCGAGTTCCCTGTTGATCCCTGACGGAAAGGTGTTGTGCCGCAGGTGCTTGTCCAGGTCGCGCATGGCCTCGTGCCGCCACCGGCGTGACGCGGCGAACCACGGGAACGCGCACGCGGCGGCGAGTTGTCCCGCGCTTTCGGCGATCGCGTGGTTGTTGGCCGATGAGCCGCCGCTGCGGAACGCGGCGAGCCACCGCTGGTGTTGCCGGATCTGGTGCAGTGCCTCCTCGTTGTCCTCGAAGAGGGCTCGTGCTCCCCGCCAGCCGTCGAGCAGCCTGCGGGTCCACACCCAGGACAGCAGCCGGATGCCGAGCTCGATGCCGCTGATCCAGTGCACTCCGCGCAGCGGGGGATTGGCGGCCCACCAGGATTTCAGGTGATCGGCGACGCGTTCGGCGAACCGTTCGTCCCCGCTCAGCGCATACGCGGCGGCGAGCAGGGTGAGGTGCTGGTGCCTCGACGGTTCCCAGATGTGCTTGACGTTGCCGATCGCCGATTCGTCCCGGTAGGGGATGTCGAAGGCGTAATCGTCGCGGGGAGCGTGCAGCCCGCTCATCGGATCCACCGACCAATCAGGACTCACCAGGTCGGTGCGCGGGACCCCGAAGTACTCGGCCCTTCCGGCGAGCAGGTCTTCCGCCGAGGCGAGAACGCGGTCCCTCGCCTCGCGGGAAACGGCTTCGAGCGCGTTCTCCGGCAGCGTGGCCGTGAACTGCCTCGCCGGATACCACGCCGGTTCGACCGGTGCGGTGAGCTCGGCGCGCCACCGCCGCCTGCGCGCCGTGTCGGCGGCGCGCGCGGCGATCTCGGCGGGCCCCATCCTGGAAAGGCGCCGCAGATACCAGAGCGTGCTGGTCATGTCGGCACCACGTTCGCGTCGATCCGGACGGGAAGTCCGGTGCCGAGACTTTGCGCCACGGCGAGCGTCGCGGCCGTCGTCGCCGCCAGCGAGGACAGCGGAACCGGCATGGGGCTTCCGGTCGCCACGGCGGTGACGAACGCGTCGAGTTCGGCGCGCTGGCCCTTGTCCCTTCCCTGTGGGAGACGGGGGCTGACCGATTTGGTGCCGCTGTACAACTCGGCGCGCTGGAAGTCGTCGAACCGCAGGACTTTCCCGTCGGCGATCAGGTCGATGGTTTCCTTGGGATAGGCACTGCCTCCGCTCGTCACGTAGCTCAGTACCGCCGTCGAACTGTCCGGATAGCGCAACACGAGCTGGGTGTCGGAGTGGCCGGTCGTCGCCCCCGCGTACACCGAGACGGGATCGGATCCGAGCAGCCAGCTCACGGTGTCGATGAAGTGACCGCCCTCGCCGTCGAATCGGGAGCCCTCGGTGTCGCGCTGGTTGTACCAGCTACCCGCTTCGAGTCTGCCCGCGTTGACGAGATAGCGGATCGAGGCGGGTCCCACCCTGATTCCGAACCGTCCCTTGGCCTTCCGCAGCAGTGGCGCGAATCGCCGGTTGAAGCCCACCTGCACGCGGTCGTTACCGGTTTCCGCGACGGCGGTGAGTACCGTGTGCAGCTCCTTGTCGCTGAGCGCGAGTGGTTTCTCGACGAAGACCGCCTTTCCCGCCCGCAGGGCCCTTTCGGTGAGCGCGGCGTGCGAGCTGTGCCTCGTCACGACGAAGACGGCTTCGATGGTCTCGTCAGCCAACAATGCGTCCACATCGGTCGATGCCTCGGCGAAACCGAACTTGCGCCTTGCGTTGGCCGCTGAAAGCGCCGAGGTGGTGACCACGTGCCGCAGTTCGACGTCGGTACGTTCGGCGAGGTGGGGGAGCAGCATCGACGAGGCGTAGTTGCCCGCGCCGAGGAAGCCGATGCCGACCGTCCCTTCCGCTCGGCCGGATGCCGCCTTCGCGGGAGTGGGAACCTCGACCGACGTCACGGCGGGGGAAGCCGAGCCGAACGGGGTGGGAGCCGGGTAGCGGAACAGTACGCCGACGGCGTCGAGTTCGCCCGCACCGAGAGCGCGGTAGGTCTCGACGGCCGATTCGAAGTCCGCGACGTGCGAGATCAGCGGTTCGACGTCGAGCTTCCCCTTGGCGATCAGGTCGACGAAACATTCGAGGTTGCGCCGTTCCGTCCAGCGAACGTAGCCGATGGGGTAGTCCCTGCCCTCCAGTTCGTAGCCAGGGTCGTACCGGCCAGGCCCGTAGGAACGGGAGAACCGGACGTCGAGTTCCTTTTCGTAGTAGGCGTTCCAGGGCAGGTCCAAACCGCACTTGCCGATGTCGACGACCCTGCCCCTGTCCCTGCTCGCCTTGGCGGCGAGCTCGACCGGACCGTTGCCGGAACCACCCGCGGCGAGATAGACCTGGTCGACACCGTGCCCCGAGGTCAGTTCCCTGATCGCGGCGTCCACTGTGGCCGAACCGGGAGCGGCGCACAGCGCGGCGCCCGATCGCTCGGCGAGCAGGCAACGCCCGGCGTCCGGGTCGACACCGAGCACGGTGACCCCCGATGCGACGAGCAGCTTCACGACGAGCTGCCCGATCAAGCCGAGGCCGATCACGAGCGCGACCTCGCCGAGTTGTGGCTCGCCCCTGCGAACACCTTGCAGGGCAATGGATCCGACGGTGCCGAACGCCGCGTGGGGCGCCGTGGCACCTTCCGGAACCCGGCAGTAGAGGTTCTTCGGTACCCAGTTCACCTCTGCGTGCAGCGCGTGCTCGTTCCCCGCGCACGCCACGAGATCGCCGACCGCGACATCGGTGATTCCCTCACCGACGGCCTCGACCACGCCGCACAACGAGTAGCCGAGCGGGGTGTAGGAGTCGAGCTTGCTGGTGACCTTGCGATACGTGGCGCCGACTCCGTTCGTCGCGACGCTCTGCATCACCTTCGCGACCTGATCCGGTCTCGCCTTCGCCTTTCCGAGCAGGGAAAGCCCTGCCTCGGAAACCTTCATCAGCTCGGTTCCGGTCGATATCAGCGAGTACCGGGTCCTGACCAGCACGCCGCCTGGTTTGAGCGATGGCGAGGGTACGTCGAGGAGCGCCAGCTCCCCGCTCTTGTAGTTCTGCACGACTTGCTTCACGACAGATCCTCACTCAGCCGGGGTTGCCTGCCGCGGCGGTCGCGCCGCGATACCAGTACTCAAGGGTCAGGATGTGCCACAGGTGCTTGCTCCGGTCCTGCTTGCCCGACGCGTCCTCGGCGACGAGCCGCCGCAGCGCGTCCTCGCGGAGCAGGCCGGATTTCACCAGTTCGCCCTCGTTCACGACCTCCCGCACGAGCGGTGCGAGGTCACGGCTCATCCACGCCCGCAGCGGCGCGCTGAACAGCCCCTTCGGCCGGTGCACGATGTCGCCGGGCAACAGTGGTGCCGCCGCTTCCTTCAACGCGAGTTTGCCGTGCCGTCCGGAGATCTTGTGCCTGCCGGGAATACTGAACGCCGCCTTGACTACCTCGACGTCGACGAAGGGCACCCGTACCTCGGTGGAGGCGGCCATGCTTGACCTGTCCGTGTAGGCGAGGTTGAGTCCTGGCAGGAACATCCTCGCGTCGGCGAGACACATGCGGTTGACGACGTCGTCCAGCAGGTTGTCGTGGTAGGTCTGGGCGTGCTCGGCGA comes from the Prauserella marina genome and includes:
- a CDS encoding heparinase II/III family protein, with protein sequence MTSTLWYLRRLSRMGPAEIAARAADTARRRRWRAELTAPVEPAWYPARQFTATLPENALEAVSREARDRVLASAEDLLAGRAEYFGVPRTDLVSPDWSVDPMSGLHAPRDDYAFDIPYRDESAIGNVKHIWEPSRHQHLTLLAAAYALSGDERFAERVADHLKSWWAANPPLRGVHWISGIELGIRLLSWVWTRRLLDGWRGARALFEDNEEALHQIRQHQRWLAAFRSGGSSANNHAIAESAGQLAAACAFPWFAASRRWRHEAMRDLDKHLRHNTFPSGINRELATEYHGLVLELGFAGFAEATAAGLAFPEQAKVVLLRMTDALAAILDGRLRPPRQGDADEGHGLIVDGEGTSRWDSLLGTGASVFGAMPWWPEVTGRDARTPLLAALIGDQPTTARRPGQRPAHFADAGLTILSAGEVWCRCDGGPHGFLSIAAHAHADALSVEVRKGGFDVLADPGTYCYHGEPEWRSYFRSTLGHNTLELGEEDQSVSGGPFLWTRHARSTVLVAPTEASSARRWCAEHDGYTRGGRPATHRRTVELDDDGGQLRIVDQVLGRYDQSCRLAFHLGPDVETELNGNTAILRWPDDTATMTLPSELDWSAHRGETSPPLGWYSPGFGRRTPTVTLLGDGTATPGVAMTTVLRF
- a CDS encoding bi-domain-containing oxidoreductase, which translates into the protein MKQVVQNYKSGELALLDVPSPSLKPGGVLVRTRYSLISTGTELMKVSEAGLSLLGKAKARPDQVAKVMQSVATNGVGATYRKVTSKLDSYTPLGYSLCGVVEAVGEGITDVAVGDLVACAGNEHALHAEVNWVPKNLYCRVPEGATAPHAAFGTVGSIALQGVRRGEPQLGEVALVIGLGLIGQLVVKLLVASGVTVLGVDPDAGRCLLAERSGAALCAAPGSATVDAAIRELTSGHGVDQVYLAAGGSGNGPVELAAKASRDRGRVVDIGKCGLDLPWNAYYEKELDVRFSRSYGPGRYDPGYELEGRDYPIGYVRWTERRNLECFVDLIAKGKLDVEPLISHVADFESAVETYRALGAGELDAVGVLFRYPAPTPFGSASPAVTSVEVPTPAKAASGRAEGTVGIGFLGAGNYASSMLLPHLAERTDVELRHVVTTSALSAANARRKFGFAEASTDVDALLADETIEAVFVVTRHSSHAALTERALRAGKAVFVEKPLALSDKELHTVLTAVAETGNDRVQVGFNRRFAPLLRKAKGRFGIRVGPASIRYLVNAGRLEAGSWYNQRDTEGSRFDGEGGHFIDTVSWLLGSDPVSVYAGATTGHSDTQLVLRYPDSSTAVLSYVTSGGSAYPKETIDLIADGKVLRFDDFQRAELYSGTKSVSPRLPQGRDKGQRAELDAFVTAVATGSPMPVPLSSLAATTAATLAVAQSLGTGLPVRIDANVVPT